One Narcine bancroftii isolate sNarBan1 chromosome 3, sNarBan1.hap1, whole genome shotgun sequence DNA window includes the following coding sequences:
- the LOC138758696 gene encoding proline-rich protein 22-like: protein MQSSTGFQKKGHPQRCRIPLPGQPVTQLPSGAAARRDVLQEHRGSHVAPCGCLYDPRIHNIGSNGTQGELLPRLDSPFYSQNFILNRATIPAHPDLQYLSPLYHSPSDHSVYQPPPIYYQQTSILLPGRNQVAYSSQLFPINGKTQMSTVPAKFQGELPYHHIQLQLHHKPRQNQNNQPPKDLKSKEAKSKEPQLQIDTPVQESSSDPMTATIRLTSNNEAKQKHIVSSACNKSQLKDNEEQMLAALDAVSEDELNERTSNERIATSKDTRNLITQVSEALPEKVTLEDAMKMFDCIPFRNASLNNSPATTSGKLSNSADLNEFRTDVENSVENTTNENVSNAVEISWDEMTSLSLKPENSIGLLALPKELVSSNYEVPELTDIISTMDFFYSVSTYSLFSDELSDCNPHLAFCCSAKDCSCNPGVSASSKPGELSPITDTSIKIPDSVKREKRHSTDMTTQPVSKKCRITDSAVLEAVQEFCVVSMSATMKKRLGIEDS from the exons ATGCAGAGTTCGACAGGGTTTCAGAAGAAGGGGCATCCGCAGAGGTGCAGAATTCCTCTCCCAGGACAACCCGTGACCCAGCTCCCATCGGGCGCAGCCGCGAGGCGGGATGTTCTCCAGGAGCACCGAG gaTCCCATGTAGCACCGTGTGGCTGTCTGTATGACCCCAGAATACACAACATTGGAAGTAATGGAACGCAGGGCGAACTTCTACCTAGACTTGATTCACCATTTTACAGTCAAAACTTCATTTTAAACAGAGCAACAATCCCTGCGCACCCAGACCTTCAATACCTTTCTCCACTTTATCATTCACCATCTGATCACAGCGTTTATCAACCACCTCCAATCTACTATCAACAAACCTCAATTTTACTTCCAGGGAGAAACCAAGTTGCATATTCCAGTCAATTATTTCCCATCAATGGTAAAACTCAGATGTCAACTGTCCCTGCAAAGTTTCAAGGTGAATTGCCATATCATCACATTCAATTGCAACTGCATCATAAACCAAGACAAAACCAAAATAACCAGCCTCCAAAAGACTTGAAGTCCAAAGAGGCGAAGAGTAAGGAACCCCAATTGCAAATAGATACACCAGTGCAGGAAAGTTCTTCAGATCCAATGACTGCAACCATCAGGCTTACCTCCAATAATGAGGCAAAACAGAAACATATAGTTTCTTCAGCCTGTAATAAAAGCCAATTAAAGGACAATGAAGAACAAATGCTTGCTGCTTTGGATGCAGTAAGTGAAGATGAGTTAAATGAACGAACTTCCAATGAAAGAATAGCAACAAGCAAAGACACCAGAAATCTAATAACTCAGGTGTCAGAGGCACTGCCTGAAAAGGTTACATTAGAAGATGCCATGAAGATGTTTGACTGCATCCCATTTCGCAATGCATCATTGAACAATTCACCTGCTACAACATCAGGAAAACTTTCCAATAGTGCAGATCTCAATGAATTCAGAACGGATGTGGAAAATTCAGTAGAAAATACCACAAATGAAAATGTCTCAAATGCTGTGGAGATCTCTTGGGATGAAATGACAAGTCTGTCTCTGAAACCTGAAAACAGCATAGGGCTTCTGGCACTGCCCAAGGAGTTGGTGTCCTCTAATTATGAAGTCCCAGAGCTTACAGACATAATCTCAACCATGGACTTCTTTTACAGTGTTAGCACTTACAGCCTGTTCAGTGATGAGTTATCAGACTGCAACCCACATTTGGCATTTTGCTGCTCTGCAAAAGACTGCAGTTGCAACCCAGGTGTGAGTGCCTCATCAAAGCCTGGAGAGTTATCTCCAATAACGGatacttccataaaaattcctgaCTCAGTCAAAAGAGAAAAGCGACATTCCACAGACATGACCACACAACCTGTATCTAAGAAGTGCAGGATCACAGATTCCGCTGTTCTAGAAGCAGTTCAGGAATTCTGTGTAGTCTCAATGTCAGCTACAATGAAAAAACGTCTTGGGATTGAAGACTCGTGA